The sequence below is a genomic window from Candidatus Hydrogenedens sp..
TTGCGTACATCTAAACAGCCAATAGCTTATTACTCTGAGGATACAGGCTATTCAACATACGCACGTGTCCCTAAATATTTGTTAATTGTAGACCCGATAGATGGAACCAGAGCGGCAAAAAATGGATTTGAGTGGTGTACAATAGCAGTTGCAAGTACACGAGTAATAGAAAGACCAACATTTAAGGAATTAGACAACGCATGTATTGCTGAATTAATGAGTCCACGTATGTTTTATGCGGAACGAGGAAAAGGAACATCTATTATCGGTGATACGAATAAACGCATCCGATTGTCCAACAATACAGACATTGAGACGATGAATTGGTCAATGACCATCCCTGGCAGACCTTCTTATTTGATATTTAACGCGGCGGGCAAATTAATAGACCTGAGCAGTTTACGTGGTGGTTTTTTTGCATGTAATAGCACATCTTATAGTTTAACACGGTTGATTACTGGGCAATTAGATGCTTGTGTAGATATTGCAGTCCGATTCTATAAAGAATTCCAAGAAGGGACACGGGATATGTTCCTGAAATCAGGAAGGGGTTCCATTATTGGTCCAGCACCTTATGATTTGTGTCCAGCATTGTTAATTGCCCAAGAAGCAGGTTGTGTATTTACAAATACAGAAGGTGAAAATTTTGATAATGTGCTTTTATTAGATACACATCCTGAAAATTATCAAACCCTGATTGCAGCGGCGAACTCAGAGTTACATGATTATTTATTAGAATATTTTAACGAACGAATTGAGCAAATTATCAGTGTCCTCCGAAAGAAAAAATCGACAACATAGGTAACATATTAACGTACAAGTAGAAGTTATAGAATTAAATTTAGTGGAGTTAGGAATAGGAAAGTTAGTATAATATACGTTGTATTACATAGGTATTGTGGGGAGAAATTAAAAGTAACAAATAAAAGAAAGGTGTTTATGTTTACAGCAAAAAGATTAGAAAAAATACCACCTTACCTTTTTATGACATTACGAAACAAGATTAACGAAGCAAGAGCACGAGGAGTAAAGGTTATAAGTTTAGCTATAGGTGACCCCGTAGACCCAACGCCAACACCTGTAATTGATGAGTTATGCAGGACAGCATATCACCCTGAAAATCATCGATATCCAACAGATGAAGAATGGGGAATGAAATCATTTCGAGAAGCCGTAAGCAGGTGGTATGCCCGTAGATATGGTGTAAAACTTGACCCTACTAAGGAGATAGTTGCCCTTATCGGGTCAAAGGAAGGATGCCATCATTTTGCATTGGCTGTGGTAAATCCTGGAGATACAGTGTTGGTAACCGACCCCGGCTACCCCGGATATAAGCCCAGTATCTGGTTTGCAGGTGGCGAACCTGTACCTGTGCCAGTAACCGCACAAAATAATTTTCTCCCTGTGTTAGCTGATATTCCTACTGAAACTGCAAAACAAGCCCGAGCATTTTACCTCAATTATCCCAATAATCCTACAGGTGCTGTAGCAACACCACAGTTTCTTGAAGACCTGATTGAATTCTGTAAATATTGGGACATTGCTGTCTGTTATGATAACCCTTACAGTGAAATTGTATTTGAGGGAGAAAAGTTAAGTTTCCTTTCAGTACCCGGTGCAAAGGATGTGGGTGTCGAATTAAACTCATTATCAAAACCATTCAATATGACAGGCTGGCGAATCGGTATGGCATGTGGTAATCCAGAAATTATTAAAGGGATAGCAACAGTCAAAGCGAATACCGATTCCGGTATTTTCAATCCAATCCAATATGCAGGTCTTAAAGCATTGAACGATTGTGATGAATTTACTGAAAAAATGCTTGAAATTTACCATCGTCGCCGTGAAAAATTATTATCTGCACTTGCAGAATTGAATTGGAAAATCCCTCCAAGCAAAGGGACATTTTATCTTTGGGCACCTATCCCTGATAAATTCACCTCTGCAGAATTTTGTGAGTATATTTTTGAGACATGCGCTATCGTTCTGGCTCCTGGCAGTGCATATGGAAAATATGGCGAAGGATACATTCGTTTCTCATTGACAGTCGAAGACGACGTACTTAACGAAGCCATAAATCGCATGTTAACTCACCTTAAAGGAGTTTTTGCATAAAATGGAACTCACACAAAACGAGTAAAGCCTCGCTTTGGTGTTAATATAGATTTAATTTGAAAAATATTGACAATAAATATAAGGTTTTGGTGTTATGCCCATTTTTGGGAGAGAAATTCCTGAGTCACAAATATGTATTATTCGTGGTAAAACAACGAAATATGATGTTCTAAATACCTTAATTGATTTGGTAAAGAGGAACCCTGCTATAACAGACCCCGAACTGTTTAAGAAAGCAGTTTTTGACCGTGAAGAAGTTACCAGCACGGGAATCGGAGGTGGCATTGCTATTCCTCACGTGAGAATGGATGAAGTAAAAGACATTACCATCGGTATCGCAATTGTGCCAGATGGAGTAGATTTTGATTCTATTGATAATCAACCAGTATATTTAGTCGTTTTATTTGCTACCCCAAAAAATAAAGACAAAGAGTACCTACAAATGGTAGCCAAGGTGATGCAGGCTCTAAGAGACGAATCGCTTTATCAACGAATGATTAAATGTAATTCACCCCGTCAGCTGGCTCTTTGTCTAAATACAGATTAAACAACCCTGCATTATAACTTCCGACTCATAACTTGATTAATAAAATCCTCTACATTACTCAGTGTGATGTTATGTCTCTCAATGTTATTTTTTACAAATAATTTTAATCCAGAATTTAACTCGGATAGGCTTTGAAAAGTACCCATTCGCCTTCCAACTTGATAGATAAGCTTTTCCTCCGGTGAGAGTGATAAAAATTCATTAATAATCGAAATCATTTTAGGTTTATCCTCCGGAAGTTTACCTTCAATTTCAGGCAATAAATTTAATATATGGTCACTTTTTATAGTAGATGTAATTCCATCTAAATGTTGAATAAAACATAAAAGTTCCTGAACTATTTCCTCATCAGTGCATTTTTGGAATCGCTCAGATTTCCAATCATCAAAAAGAGGTGTATTCGGGGGAATCGCCAAAGTACGAATGCGAATAAAGGTTGGGTTTATTCGATTTAAGGCATCTGCACTTTCAATTGCATGCTCTAACCAATGCTCCCTACCACCCAACCCAGGTATGTAATACTCTGATAATTCAATACCTGCCTCCATCACTTTTTTACCTGCCTCAATATGCTGTTGCTTTGTAACACCTTTGTGCATAAACTTTAAAACTGTATCCGAGCCAGATTCCAACCCAATATGTAATCGATTTAGCCCCGCATTCCGTAGTTGAACTAATT
It includes:
- a CDS encoding LL-diaminopimelate aminotransferase — encoded protein: MFTAKRLEKIPPYLFMTLRNKINEARARGVKVISLAIGDPVDPTPTPVIDELCRTAYHPENHRYPTDEEWGMKSFREAVSRWYARRYGVKLDPTKEIVALIGSKEGCHHFALAVVNPGDTVLVTDPGYPGYKPSIWFAGGEPVPVPVTAQNNFLPVLADIPTETAKQARAFYLNYPNNPTGAVATPQFLEDLIEFCKYWDIAVCYDNPYSEIVFEGEKLSFLSVPGAKDVGVELNSLSKPFNMTGWRIGMACGNPEIIKGIATVKANTDSGIFNPIQYAGLKALNDCDEFTEKMLEIYHRRREKLLSALAELNWKIPPSKGTFYLWAPIPDKFTSAEFCEYIFETCAIVLAPGSAYGKYGEGYIRFSLTVEDDVLNEAINRMLTHLKGVFA
- a CDS encoding radical SAM protein: MEMEERDQYQGYEQGPIRPPSEDLSLLIRVTRNCPWNRCSFCPVYKGTHFSVRPIEHVLKDIDQIVRAILLIQSILEEDDDFLDPELAKLNRYLKRNKIDKQAFFDALFWCSSGMRSIFLQDANSLVLPTKKLLIILNYLKDFFPFVERITSYARSQTIYTKSLFELVQLRNAGLNRLHIGLESGSDTVLKFMHKGVTKQQHIEAGKKVMEAGIELSEYYIPGLGGREHWLEHAIESADALNRINPTFIRIRTLAIPPNTPLFDDWKSERFQKCTDEEIVQELLCFIQHLDGITSTIKSDHILNLLPEIEGKLPEDKPKMISIINEFLSLSPEEKLIYQVGRRMGTFQSLSELNSGLKLFVKNNIERHNITLSNVEDFINQVMSRKL
- a CDS encoding inositol monophosphatase family protein encodes the protein MAKNAKKETTSKSKPKRESKKEKEKLSQKRGRPKKDETTSTVRKTQPMKRKRGRPPVDKSSASTAVQPTEEIPSSKGRGRGEKILSREFLFDLVMFIKEAVEPIARSLKGKDIVNVAPTGDPTFAIDQVAEKALLSFLRTSKQPIAYYSEDTGYSTYARVPKYLLIVDPIDGTRAAKNGFEWCTIAVASTRVIERPTFKELDNACIAELMSPRMFYAERGKGTSIIGDTNKRIRLSNNTDIETMNWSMTIPGRPSYLIFNAAGKLIDLSSLRGGFFACNSTSYSLTRLITGQLDACVDIAVRFYKEFQEGTRDMFLKSGRGSIIGPAPYDLCPALLIAQEAGCVFTNTEGENFDNVLLLDTHPENYQTLIAAANSELHDYLLEYFNERIEQIISVLRKKKSTT
- a CDS encoding PTS sugar transporter subunit IIA — encoded protein: MPIFGREIPESQICIIRGKTTKYDVLNTLIDLVKRNPAITDPELFKKAVFDREEVTSTGIGGGIAIPHVRMDEVKDITIGIAIVPDGVDFDSIDNQPVYLVVLFATPKNKDKEYLQMVAKVMQALRDESLYQRMIKCNSPRQLALCLNTD